The Nocardia arthritidis genome has a window encoding:
- a CDS encoding neutral zinc metallopeptidase: MAVILLAVVGALGYYSVWKPSLPVDTTAVRPSYTYAPTSSPTTLATTTVPVSTTVKTYSPTATAGPLTGSVAPSLNIPTPTKPAGPQPVIALADNPLFSDAGWGLPNIPCDYPDWSADPAAARAFFEAARTCLDGMWRPILRAANLPFATPNLEVPARAADTSSPCTGSGGSYAAFYCSANSTIYMPLDHIQVELHGDDIEIYLAIFAHEYGHHVQAMSGVTEKSNRDRYRAGQNSALGTELSRRLELEAQCFGGMFIGSSVFEGTLTAAQGQHDLQDNYRRGDSPGDVRDHGTKQHYGLWWEWGYSNNRVQKCNTWNATSDVVS; the protein is encoded by the coding sequence GTGGCCGTGATCCTATTGGCCGTGGTCGGTGCGCTCGGGTACTACTCGGTGTGGAAGCCCTCACTTCCGGTCGACACGACCGCTGTGCGGCCGAGCTACACCTATGCGCCGACCTCGTCTCCGACCACCCTCGCGACAACAACTGTCCCGGTATCGACGACGGTCAAGACCTACTCGCCGACCGCTACCGCAGGACCGCTGACCGGGTCGGTCGCCCCGTCGCTGAATATCCCGACGCCGACGAAACCCGCTGGGCCGCAACCGGTTATCGCACTCGCCGACAATCCGCTGTTCAGCGACGCGGGGTGGGGGCTGCCCAACATTCCGTGCGACTACCCGGACTGGTCCGCCGATCCCGCCGCGGCGCGCGCGTTCTTCGAGGCTGCGCGAACCTGCCTGGACGGCATGTGGCGGCCGATTCTGCGTGCCGCGAATCTGCCGTTCGCCACCCCGAATCTCGAGGTTCCCGCCCGCGCGGCGGACACATCGTCGCCGTGCACCGGCAGCGGTGGGAGCTACGCGGCCTTCTACTGCTCGGCCAACAGCACCATCTATATGCCGCTCGACCACATCCAGGTCGAACTCCACGGCGACGATATCGAAATCTATCTGGCGATCTTCGCCCACGAGTACGGGCACCACGTGCAGGCCATGAGCGGCGTGACGGAGAAATCGAATCGCGATCGCTACCGCGCCGGACAGAATTCCGCACTGGGAACCGAACTTTCGCGCCGCCTGGAGCTGGAGGCGCAATGTTTCGGCGGGATGTTCATCGGATCGTCGGTCTTCGAGGGCACCCTGACGGCCGCGCAGGGCCAGCACGATCTGCAGGACAACTACCGGCGCGGCGACTCGCCCGGCGATGTGCGCGATCACGGCACCAAACAGCATTACGGCCTGTGGTGGGAATGGGGCTATTCGAATAACCGGGTGCAGAAATGCAATACCTGGAACGCCACCTCGGATGTGGTGTCCTGA